A window of the Sabethes cyaneus chromosome 1, idSabCyanKW18_F2, whole genome shotgun sequence genome harbors these coding sequences:
- the LOC128732608 gene encoding rRNA N6-adenosine-methyltransferase Mettl5, with amino-acid sequence MARIKLKKLEEFLQTVDGFENPKIMYEQYVTPSHIASHMLYTIQTNYDDLENKLVLDIGCGAGMLSIGSSLLGASHVIGIEIDADAVEIFKNNVNGFRLSNVDCIQLDVLNMNDPTIDHKIDTVLMNPPFGTRHNSGIDMKFLRIGLNIANGNVYSLHKTSTRNHIRKKCIEWNIKAIVIAQLRYNLPQTYKFHKKSNVDIAVDLWRFESKQKI; translated from the exons ATGGCGCgcataaaactaaaaaaactagAAGAATTTCTGCAAACGGTTGATGGGTTTGAAAATCCTAAAATAATGTACGAACAATATGTCACTCCGTCACATATTGCCAGCCATATGCTATATACTATTCAAACGAATTACGATGATTTGGAGAATAAACTGGTTTTAGATATTGGATGCGGAGCTGGTATGTTAAGCATTGGGTCATCACTGTTAGGAGCTTCGCAtgtaattggaattgaaattgatgCTGATGCCGTTGAA ATATTCAAAAATAACGTAAACGGATTTCGGTTGAGTAATGTGGACTGTATTCAGTTAGATGTGTTAAACATGAATGACCCCACTATTGATCACAAAATCGATACCGTGCTCATGAATCCTCCATTCGGAACCAGACATAACAGCGGCATTGATATGAAATTTTTACGAATAGGTCTTAACATTGCCAACGGAAATGTTTACTCTCTTCATAAAACATCAACAAG AAATCACATCAGAAAAAAATGTATTGAATGGAATATTAAAGCCATCGTGATCGCACAACTCAGATATAATCTTCCGCAAACCTACAAGTTCCATAAAAAATCTAACGTTGATATTGCCGTAGATTTATGGCGTTTTGaatcgaaacaaaaaatatag